The Gadus morhua chromosome 16, gadMor3.0, whole genome shotgun sequence DNA window GggtgtgtgtagcagggtgtatgtagcagggtgtgtgtagcagggtgtatgtagcagggtgtgtgtagcagggtgtatgtagcagggtgtgtgtagcagggtgTATGTAGCAGGGTGTATGTAGCAGGGTGTATGTAGCAGGGTGTATGTAGCAGGGTGTATGTAGCAGGGTGTATGTAGCAGGGTGTATGTAGTAGGGTGTATGTATTGGCCACACTGCTGAGGCCCTCACATACATTTAACAGGGTGCACAGGGAGATAAAGTGGGagctcactgtctgtctgtctgtctgtctgtctgtctgtctgtctgtctgtctgtctgtctgtctgtctgtctgtctgtctgtctgtctgtctgtctgtgtgcacgtgctgGGTGGGAGAGATTTAAAAGGTTTTGAGGTCTGTTTTGAGGGGCAAGGATAGTGCAATACATAGAATGTAATGCAGGCCGTGTTGgtgttttgggtgtgtgtgtgtgtgtgtgtgtgtgtgtgtgtgtgtgtgtgtgtgtgtgtgtgtgtgtgtgtctgtgtgtgtgtgtgtgtgtgtgtgtgtgtgtgtgtgtgtgtgtgtgtgtgtgtgtgtgtgtgtgtgtgtgtgtgtgtgtgtgtgtgtgtgtgtgtgtgctaggagCTCAAAAggcaagaaataaaaaaataaaagtgtgtgtgtatcaatttAAACAGACCATAAGGGGTGGGAcggtgtattttgtgtgtgtgtgggggggggggggggggcacaccctgccctcccacccaccagcacccctcctcctctcccattccacccacacacccttCTTCGTTGCTCCACTCAGGTTTCTAGCGGGCCGCCAGCCATGGAGCAGGACAGGGCcaaacagagaggggggggtggggtatcGGGAGAAGAGAAGAATGGAGAAGGACATAAGGGAAGAAAGTCTCCCCTAGGGCAGGAGGGAGAACCTGagaatggagggagaggggctgaagagaagagaggaggagaggtgaagagaggagaagagaagagaggagaagaggagagaggaggagagaagatagTTAggcagagggaaggagaggagaggagaggagaggagaagagaggaggagagaggaggagaagagaggtaggtagaggaaaggagaagaggagaagagaggaggagaagagaggagaggaggagaataaATGTagatagaggaggggagaggagaggagtgaaaaTAGAAAATCAAACGAAGAACAAGCGGGATCCTGCGACCCTTGTTCTTGCAGTCTTCCTCTCATTGGTTCCTAGAATCTGTCAGAATGATGGATTTGCTGAAGGCCGGATACAAGAGGACCAGGGGGGTTAGCGGGGGGGAAGGAGAacttcaggggggggggttgggggaatGGAGCGCTCAAGGGGACGGCGGGGGTGGGAAGTGGGTAACATTTCAAGTAAATGTATTCCCTATTAAGGAGTGCTGCCAGAATACACATAGACTACTAATACACAAGAATCAATTTACATACTTTGCCTGCCACTCACAAACAAGACGTGTGGGTTAGCGAGCAAGGTTTTGCAAATGAATGTAACTATTGAGCCTGTCGTCTTTGAACTTGACTTAAAcgttatctatatatatacagtatatatatacatatatatatagagagagatgtttATAGTGCAAGCAAagttttaaaaataaacaagcATTGTTTATGTTTGGTAGCAATATCTCTTGCAAAATCTATATCGATTAGGATTTATgtatggtgttcatgttatgaATACATGAATGTGAACTTAAACCTGTTGTGAAACCGGAGGCCATGCTAATGAAAGTAAGGTAggggtgtttgtttgcatgtacgtgtgtgtgtgtgtgtgtgtgtgtgtgtgtgtgtgtgtgtgtgtgtgtgtgtgtgtgtgtgtgtgtgtgtgtgtgtgtgtgtgtgtgtgtgtgtgtgtgtgtgtgtgtgtgtgtgtgtgtgtgtgtgtgtgtgtgagtatctcAGTATGGGGGACGACAACATTGTTTTTGCCAAAAAAGCTCCTCTTGAACCTCCGGAGAGTCATCAACTCTCTGGCTTGTGTTCCTCTGAGAGAAACATGAAGTTGGACTGCCCTGACGGTGGATTTATGGTAGCTCTGTGGTTAGGCATCTTGGAGCTCCTCCAAACAATGTCTCAGCTGTATGGATTGCAATTCATCTGTGTGCAACTTCCAAACTTCCAGCACTGACGAATGCAAAACAATGCCTGCCAAACCCGTATCCAGCCTGTGAGGATTGACCttggaaacatgttttatgGAAGTATTCTTCATAACAATCCACAAAGCAAGCATCAATCTTTACTCTGCCAGCAACTTCCGTGATTGTACAATAACCTATGTCTCTAtcaatccatctatccatctatctatctttcatctatctatctagactctAGATAGTTAGGTGAAAGATAGATAAACACTCCAGATTCTAGAATGTCTGTCCATCTTCATCTATCTATCTCCagtatctctatatctctgatTCATTAAATGTGACTTGGCTGAACAGTCAGACCTGATGGAAAGATCTTTAAATCTCAGTCAGTTAAATCTGTCGGGGTTGGATGTGGGCCAATGGATAAATGTTCAGGAGTCAGGGATGAAGGAGTGGCTGGATGACAGGTGTTCCCGTGAGCGGAAGAGATCAGGAGATGGATAGCAGAAGAGAGGACAAGGGGTATGCATTAGTCAGCGTTGTACTTCCGCTCTTCTACATGACCTCAGGCTGGGTGTTAATGTGAGAACACCATGgagataaaacattaaaaatatattctcAGGGAACCACCTGACAATCTGGGctaaacacaaaaacatgcgTAGCATTACACACTTGTTAACTATCACTCAACAtcggttgggtgtgtgtgtgcgtgtttgtttggtaagcgcgtgtgtgtgtgtgtgtgtgtgtgtgtgtgtgtgtgtgtgtgtgtgtgtgtgtgtgtgtgtgtgtgtgtgtgtgttagagatgcgcggatgggctattatttcatctgcaaccgcatcacaaaacgcttgatccgcccgccatccatccgcaacaatttttttgaccaattttcaaaaccgcacccgcccgccatccgcctgttgtttttaggtatatgcgctgctgacgcgaggctagaaagttcttgcctgttcttgaaaggagactgatccaatgccgcaaagatatttaaaggataaagtccctagtatgaaagcctattggctatgttgtagcctatccccagaatattatcagtgaagtgacgtctgtctccgatcgatgcacagggagaaactttaaaatagccaagcacatcggcaaacctgaccttaccataggctagtaggcctacacttttttatcattgtaataaaacgcaatttggtacaccattttaatatggtaatatagcctactgtgttgttttttttgcaaaatgaaagatagccttttaaggaaacgccgactcgagcctattaattccgaaatttcaccgcattgaaggctatataggctactgtaacaagcccaacacttgcctgcttgccttgcaaatcaaagttttccgactatttttcttaccttctttcttaggtgttgatgttactgagctagaagtttaacttgttctgcacatctcgcgctgccaatgcctgatgtcacttctgagtcaaatcactccatcatctctttgaaattccatattccacgagtggtaggctacaatgactggctgttttaaaatataacttatacgaaacaaaataacccaggcagtttcatctacgagacgttaaagcttcttccaatactgacagctgtctcataacttgcaggtttgtggagacgcgacatgggacggatcatcacttaatttaaacttttttgcttccgttagtgtgtgtgtgtgtgtgtgtgtgtgtgtgtgtgtgtgtgtgtgtgtgtgtgtgtgtgtgtgtgtgtgtgtgtgtgtgtgtgtgtgtgtgtgtgtgtgtgtgtgtgtgtgtgtgtgtgtgtgtgtgtgtgatagagacagagaggccaatttactgcctgataagaattggattatttcaaaatgtgcttggaagtaggtaacgacatttaacaatgcgtatatatttttgaatttcgttggttaaaccgccaaccgcccgaatttaattaaaatataattttttgtcacgtcacccgcccgatccgcggtttaaccgcggagtccgcggttgcaaccgccaaccgcgcatctctagtgtgtgtgtgtgtgtgtgtgtgtgtgtgtgtgtgtgtgtgtgtgtgtgtgtgtgtgtgtgtgtgtgtgtgtgtgtgtgtgtgtgtgcacgtgtgtacgTGACTGTGCATGTATTCTGTAGCTGTGTGCTCAGCTAGAGGAAGACATGTCAGAAAACCAAACAAAGTGGGTGCTTTGCATCTGTATCACAAAGCATTTTGTTTATGATGTAGATACACATCTGTCCAAAACATGGACTTTCCTGACACAGTCTATAGCCTAGATGtttgggaaagagagagtgtgtatccaagggggggggggggggatatgtgtTTACACTTGGGAGGGTGTGTACAAAAGGACAAATGATGTAGCGGTTTGGTGTATGCGTGATGCAAAATATCTGTTGTCTGTGTCAAAAGATCGACTtgctgtattttgtgtgtgaatgtgtgtgtatgtgtgagtttgtctgtgtgtgtgtgttcgcatgtgtgtttgagtgttttgtgtgtgtgtgtgtgtgtttgtgtgtgtgtgtgtgtgtgtgtttttatgtgtttcatctatgtgtgtctgtgtgtgtgcggcggaATGCCTGGCTAGCCATGTGAGTGGCGTTGGTCCTGTATGTAGACGTTTACAAGCGCCATAAAGATTTTAGTAAATTTCACGCCTGGATTTCCCTATCATAACAAAGAcgtcaggcacacacacacacacacacacacacacaaacacacacacacacacacacacacacacacacacacacacacacacacacacacacacacacacacacacacacacacacacacacgtaattgAAGATGTATACGTTGGAGGCCACGCATACATAGAATTATGTATCTCTTCTCCTACTTTCTGTTTCATTCGTTTTTTTAGTTTTGGGGTTTCTCATGTGGGCTccttgtatttcattgttgcttTAAATTGAGTGCACAACATTTCAACttgataaaaaaacacaataaaataaatgcataattattattatgtgtgtggGAAATTAgagaatttgagaaaaaaataagaatttgCTATAATGTTTGCACATGTGCGGACTGCGGAGTATGTCCTACACGCCTTGGTTGTTTTATAACTGTGGTAACCGGCGCTAGGATAGTAGCTAGGCCCGCCAGCAGAGTTTTTGTGGCATCTCCTAAGCACAATGACAACCTTTAAGATAAGTGCTGTCAAGAACATCACCTAAGAAGTTAGGAAAGGACCTTGCATTGCTTTCTTATTCGTAAGGAAGCCCATCGTGGCACTAATGCAGTTCTAACATCACCCCCCTTTGTCCTTGTTACCGAGGCTCAATAAAAAGGTGTGTAGCAGGGAGAGTGATACCAAGgtattctttgtttgtttgtctgcgaGTATGTTTGTAAAACGATGTTGCCTTGTGTTGGCGcaccctcttacacacacacacacacacacacacacatccagtgtCCACAAGTCCAATCCTCTGGTCTATTTCTGAGGCGAGGAGAAAATGATCAAAGCTGTGAGACCAAACTCCGGGAGTGACCTTCTGTCTCAGGTGTCTCTTACTACCAATgtagagacacgcacacacacacacacacttatgcacacacacacacaaccttgtcTCCTACGGCATGTACGCCCCTCCCCCTAGCCTCCTTATGAGCCAAGCGTCAGCCCCCGAGCCCCTCCCCAGCTGGGTAAGGTCTGgggatatatttatatgttgAGACCCAGGTCAATCTGAGGACCTCTGCATGCACGCTATCCCTTGCTTGCCTTACAAGCTGGATGTTTTCCCCATATCGCCTCTCACTTTCCATTTCAAGTTATCAACGAGGTATGTGTGCCCCCCTAGTCTAACTtaagcatgtacacacaaaggcacatacacacgtacacacgtatacacacatgaCAACCTAACCCCGATGGGTCCCCTGCGTGATATCAAGCAGATGAAACCATGAATGTCTCACAGCGGCTGCAGTCCATTCCGCACGCAGTGGTAGCAGCTTTCCCACTCACGTACACGCATCCACACCAACGTATGCTAACGCCCGCTCTGGCTCCTCCGCCGACGACATCCTTGACATATCCCTAGAGGTGATGAGGAACGGCGTGGAGACAACCGGTGTGAACGTGTGGGGCAGCAATGATAAGCCGCTTCCCGCTCTCCCTACTGGGTATAGCGGAACGAAGGCGGTAATGAGCATTTTCCCGCCTGCTTCTGTTGTCCATTCTCGTCATCATTCTGAATATTTTCCCCTTCTTGTGATGGAAATCCATCCGCGGCTCTCCGGTCAGCCTGCAGACGGCGCTGGTGACTTCATAGACCCTTGCAATGCAACTCTTTAAGAGGTGCTGGGTAGATGCTGTTGATCCCTGAGCGCTTAATATATAAGGTCCGGTCCCCTGTATGTGTATGCCTCCTTGAGCAAGATCATTCTAGCAGACTGCCTGCTCTTCCTAGTCCTCCTGTGTCTGTAGTTGAATCACTAGATGAAAGAGTAAAAATGGTTGTTAGCAAAGGCCCCCTGGAAAGCGATTTGGCATTGCTACGCAGGAAGGTATGGCTGTTATTTCGTTATGCTTAACTTGGCCACACCGTGTTTTCATATGTAAGCAGTGAAAGACGGAACACGGCAATTGCATGTGTAGTGGTTgtcgctgtgtttgtgtttgtgtaaatgcgACGGTGAATGGAAAAGGTCACATCTTAAGCAGTTCTAAAAATATTCAATGGAGATCCTGGCTGCTCTGGTTTCCTCAGCacttgtagacacacacacacacacacacacagacacacgcacacacacacgcacgcacacacacacacacacacacacacacacacacacacacacacacacacacacacacacacacacacacacacactaacatgtaTTCAAGCAcatatgatcacacacacacacgcagacaaacacacacgcacacacacacacagcccaagaACCCTGGGTCACGGCCTATTTAAAAATGCTTGGCCAAAAATTCCTTAAGTGTATCAGCGTTACACCAAGGTGTTAATGGCTCCATTGGGATTCGAGCCAACAAacctctccccctttctgtctgtctgtctgtctgtctgtctctctgtctgtctctccctccctcttccactccCTCTCCCAGCTTGGGTCGAGTCTCTTGGAGGAAGACAGCTGATGTCAGAAGCCCCAGCGCATTGCAGAACGCACATCAGTGCCAACAACATGTTTCTGAGTCCCAGAGAGATGTTGTTTCACAGTAGAAGGCACAATGGGGAAAAAAGCATGCTCGTCATGTGGGACAAGAGTGGTCCTAAGCCAATATATCAACTTCTTTTTCATGTATTCTTCTCATTCCTcttcgtctctgtctctgtctctctctcatttaaatttaaaaaaatccaaTTCAAATCCAAAAAGCTTTATAGGCAAGCGAAACAAAAGTTAACATTGCAGAAGCAGGTGAAAATAGAAGCCAAAtttacaatctctctctctctctctctgttctgtctctctgaaTCTTTAACTGGATGAATCACTCAACATTTGCTGAATAAGATGTATTAGATGTGTCTGTTCGACTCAGAAATGACacgtggtgtttgtgtgtgtgtatcagccGTGTCAGAGGAAAGCCCTCTGCTTACCGTCTCctttatgagagagagagagcgagagcgggagcgagagagcgagagcgagagagagggagagggagagagagagagggagcgagagcgagagagagagagagcgagagagagagcaagaagagTCAGAAAAGAGTaatgtgggtgggtggggtgaggGAGCTGGGTGGGGGCAGCATTGAACAGCAAAGTGGAggtgaagagagaagagggggtcTCAATTTACTCAATCCTACATGGCGGGAGGGGGTCAGAGGCAAGTTGGAGGCCGGAAACAATACTCTTATTTGTTATAAACTGTTAAATAGTTCCAAGGTTGTGGTGATTAAGAGAATGTCAGTTATAACGGTCATTTCTTGGCCGTCATCTATAGTGATCTGTCGTGGTATCAATCATTGTCTGCCCTGCTTTGTCAACTGGTCTGGTTAGTTGCTTTAACACTAGAAATACAACATACCAGTTCTCAGTAGGTGACGTAAGCTCACCATCTAGTGGGCAAGTATACCATTGCATTTTATGAAAGTCTTTCCCGAGCCATAGATAACGAAGAGGAATATGTCGGTCTCAGTGGACCTCTGTGTTTAACGTCATAGTTTAGCATTATTTATTGATAGCGTGTGCCAATTAGCCATCAGGCTGTGTCTGCGAATTGCATTTATTAACTAGCTCTATTTTGATGCTTTTCTATTCACTCTGGAACCTTATTAATTGCACATTTTAAAATACTACTCCGGATTAATTACGTATCTTGATGTTAAGAATATCAGTTAgtaattagtattattattgagTAGATACAGAATACTTCACAACTGCTATACTTAACATTTATATTGACTGCTGTGGCATTGTCATGCaataattaaatgtatttatggttagggttagggaatcCTAACCCTAGGATCAGGGAATCCTTAGGTTTGGCacggcactatccactcgccatactcTTCAGGCTTTtacaccgggattccaccggacgcgtacgcgccgcggaacggctgcgtcctctgccctgcgtccattcctaccaTGGATTCctaccaggcccccaggataggcgcatacttccgcaatccacctgCAATCcgatccgtgcgcaaatgcattccgatccacgcgcagcattcgtgttccgtacttgtagaattgttttgtgtacttgaaggatttttttttgtactttgtgtaaaacatactgtatttgtttctgacgcaaaatgcattagtttgtgaatgatgttttgtatttgcaaaccacactgagcgtgtgtgtgaatcattttgcgtgagtaaaacacgttttgtgtgcgtgtgaatcgttatgcgtgagcaaaacacgttttgcgtgtgtccGGGTTTTTGGCATGAATCTAACTCCATAGAGGGTTTTCACGGCGCGTCATCAGCGCGTCATCAATCCGGCAGTCGCCATGTTGGAGGTACTCGGCAAGGTAAATAAACCGCACGCCAAGGTAAATAAAGCGCACGCCGCAGTAGATCCCGAATATCTTCGTGGAAAATGGTAAATTATTGCCGTGTTTTTGGCTGTACCAATCGGTCAGACCGCGAAAAACATTTGGAGTATTACAGACTGCCAAAAGTTATAACTAATCAAGGAGAACAATGCCAAAAGTTGTCAGAGGAAAGGAGGCGCTTGTGGTTAGCGAAGCTGAACCAGGATCTACGTGGCAAAAATCTGGACAACGTCCGAATTTGTTCGGCCCATTTCTTGTCAGGTAAGTGACATGTTTTTATGTTGCATTATTGATTTAATATCTGATTAGGATCATATTTAATAGCCTGCTACAGTAGCAACACAGTTCTTAAAATGTAGAGCTACAATGTGCTGTATTTCTCATTGTATTCCAGGTAAAAGGTCTGACCTTTATCAAAAGGATGACCCAGATTGGGTGCCATCTGTCGGAATGACAGGTCAGCAAAGGTCTCCTGAAAAAGCTGGGACATCATCACGCTACAGCCGTCGTGGGAATAGAACCCAGCAGAGACTGAGggaagctgctgctgatgctgctgctggtgctggagtTGCTGCAGAGACTGATGATTCTGAGACTGATGACCCTACTACAAGTGGTTATATCAGCAGCAATTTGTGCAGCACAGAGACTCAAAGTGAATTGACTGGTGATTTAATTGAGGCTATGACCAGCGAACTTCAAAATCTTAGAACTGAAAACATCCAGTTGTGCTCTGATGTTGCACATTTGTCCACTACCTATGACCATAGTGCATTTGTTGataatgatgaaaaggttttatttttcaCTGGCCTACCTACATACCAGATACTGTTGGTACTCTTCACATTCCTTAGTCCCCACCTCCCTGTGAAGAAGTCACTTGATAAGTTTAAGCAGTTGATGCTGACACTGATGCGCCTTAAGCTTAATGTTTCCACGACCTTCCTGTCATATGCATTTAACATATCAATAGCCACTGCTTCTAGGATAGTCACTGATGTCATTGATGTCATGTTTATTCGTATGAAACCACTTATCATATGGCCAGAAAGAGAGCATTTACAAAAAACtatgccaatgcaattcagGAAACATTTTGGGAAAAAATGTGCTGTTATTATTGACTGTTTTGAGGTTTTTATAGAACGTCCGTCTAACCTTATAGCCAGAGCAGAAACATGGTCTTCCTACAAACACCATAACACAGTTAAATTCTTGATTGGTATTACACCACAGGGCACAGTGTCTTACATTTCAAATGCATGGGGAGGAAGAGTCAGTGACAAATACCTAACTGAAAACTGTGGCTTTTTGGACAACATAGTTCCTGGTGATCTTGTCCTTGCTGACCGTGGCTTTAATATTCAAGCCACTTTGGGTTGTATAATggccagtgtttcccctaccattgttcaggcctggcgggccgccaggccaacgagcgcccccgccaggccaacaaccggccaaattttttttttttattattattattattagccataatatcataaccatccaagctcaccaccagctatctcaatatgtattggtgctttatgctcctgtacatgaaattagtttatattaaatcaactttgtttttagaaaaacactgtttattctccggcagaagaactataccatgaaccgatcgcgtaaatgcgacgtctgattggttcagcccgccgttaccatggacatttttaccgcccccgcgaaacactagcctcgttctttatatgtccataacttaaccaacttgtgatggctaagcaagtgttttatttggaaataaccaacaaatactctagcatcccgtgaaaaatgtataacaaatcacaccatcagctcttaccaccgggcctaaaaaaaattctaggggaaacactgatggcTCATGTAAAAATTCCAGCCTTCACTCGTGGAAAGTCACAGTTGGCTCCTGTTGACTTAGAAACCACAAGAAAAATTGCCCATGTCAGGATTCATGTTGAGCGTGTAATTGGTAGCGTGCGCCAGAAATATACCATCTTGGGGGGGATATTACCAATTGATTTCTTGATGTGCAAAGATAGTGATGGTTATTGTACCATTGATAAGATTGGACTTGTCTGTTGTGCTCTGGTGAACCTTTGCCCATCCATTGTTGATTTTGACTGAAGAATATTTTTATATGCACTTTGTCAATAAAAAGACTATATAGCCTAAAATTATTTATAAATGGTTGTTAATTTACAgtttttgttaatgtattgttgTGGAAGAGAACACATCATAACACTATCATCAGAACACAGATTTATTAAAGGAAAACCACACAGTTATCAGAACAGATAGCTTATAAACTATACAGTACTATAAATtatagtatatacagtatactataGTGCGAACATAATTTTGTATGTAGTTTGAGTTTTACAACTTTTTTTGTCAGTATAGCATTGCAAAATCTCACCAACTTGAAATCAAATGctaaaaatatttaaagaacaGTTTCAAAAAAGGTACACGtttctaaataaattaaatattgttttaaccAACATTAAAACAAAGTGCCTGAAGTGCGTAACTTCACAACAGTCCActaaaaaatacagttttgtttttttacttcaaaggtttctttcccttttttggcTCAAACTTAGGTAGCTTTTGGCACTTTGGGCAATACCATTTTCCCTTTGGTGCAACCTTGACATTAATGCACGAGTAGTGAAACCACTTAATATGACATTTTGCATTGTCACACAAAATCATCTTTCCAAACTCAACCTGGCCACAGAAACACCAGGTTTCTTCTTGGCCACTGGCACTTGCAGCACAATCAGAGCCATGTGATTCAGCCGAGATAGATACTCCAGGTTGCGAGGACACATTGGCCATGGTAGATGAAAGCCTTGTGTAAAACTTGCCAACTAACTCTGGCATAATGGCTGTGTCAAAAATATTCTTGCTTTTCTGGCATATTGTGTCCCAAAActcttcatcaaataaaatgcaCTCAACATGCAAATCCTTTTCTGTCCAAACAACTAAATAGGCAGATTCCAGTTTGCACACCCCAAGTTGAGTTTGCACCTGGTAGAAATACTGGTGGTTTCGGTTAAGTGTCAGTTTCCCTTCACTGTCCTTCTCCAAATAGGATACACTGTCCAACATGTCACTTTTCACACAGAATGGACATTTCACTTCAATTACACTGACACCACAACAATCACAAGAAACAAGGCCATCGGGAGAAGCACCCAAGAATGGCACACTTGGATTTATGAAAAAACCTGTGTCGTGTACTTTAACATTTTCATGAGATTCCTTATGTACATCTATAAACATATCACGTGCAAATTTCTCATGATTACATCCCCAGGTAGTGGCTTTTGATGTGAATCTGTATGACTCAGGATAGCATACACTTTTGATTAAGCTCTGAGCTGGCTGTTTTGGATCAGTGCAACATGCAGTTTTCATTTTAGATGCTGTGATTCGACCAGCGCGAAATCTAAACCACAGTTTAGAGGAAGCTTGATCCCTTGTAGCGGCCTCAACTGCCTTTGCTTGCTCCTCTGAAACAGAAATTTCAACATCTTTGCATGTGGACAATAGCTCACTATAGTCCATGTGAACTGCTTCGTCTTTTCGCAATTCCGTCAACACAAGAGGTACATTTTCTCCAATTGATTTTGGAACAAAACTGTCAGAGTAAGGCtcaatcagggacaaaatagcAGACTTTGATCCAGTCGCGCTAAGAGCACTGAATAATGATGACAGTTCATCACTGGTTGGCTGTTGCGGTTTCCCAACTGTAACAGTAGAAGAAGTGGAAGTATCACTTGGGTCCTCAAGTGGCTGTCCAAGAGCAGCACATTTCATCCTGCCAGCTCTTTTACTTGAGACCTCTTGGTTACAGTGAAGTCAATCTTCCGGCATTCCCTGTATTCCACCTTAGACAGTGCAGTAGGTAACAGCCAACACGCCTTCTCTTGCGTCACTGTCTTTGAGTCCCTCAACTTCACTGTTTCTTCTATGAGAAACAATAATGCAGCAACATGTGTGCACGTCTCTCCGAGGCCAGCCATACACGTGCAGTGGGCTCCAAGTATCCGACCAGACTTCTCAGCGATTATCCAGGGTTCCAGGGGTGTTTCTCGGATTGATTGAGAATGGAGAACCTGAATAAAAGACATGACAACCAAATAAGTAAGAATAACAAAATAGTTTCTCACCGTTtcactttaaaaaaatgaataacagTTAGGCTTATCTGCATCACTTGTTCACAATGTGGCCACACAGGCCCCCAGAGGTTATAAACTCTGATAGTGATA harbors:
- the LOC115528782 gene encoding uncharacterized protein LOC115528782 encodes the protein MKCAALGQPLEDPSDTSTSSTVTVGKPQQPTSDELSSLFSALSATGSKSAILSLIEPYSDSFVPKSIGENVPLVLTELRKDEAVHMDYSELLSTCKDVEISVSEEQAKAVEAATRDQASSKLWFRFRAGRITASKMKTACCTDPKQPAQSLIKSVCYPESYRFTSKATTWGCNHEKFARDMFIDVHKESHENVKVHDTGFFINPSVPFLGASPDGLVSCDCCGVSVIEVKCPFCVKSDMLDSVSYLEKDSEGKLTLNRNHQYFYQVQTQLGVCKLESAYLVVWTEKDLHVECILFDEEFWDTICQKSKNIFDTAIMPELVGKFYTRLSSTMANVSSQPGVSISAESHGSDCAASASGQEETWCFCGQVEFGKMILCDNAKCHIKWFHYSCINVKVAPKGKWYCPKCQKLPKFEPKKGKKPLK
- the LOC115561205 gene encoding uncharacterized protein LOC115561205, whose product is MLEVLGKLSEERRRLWLAKLNQDLRGKNLDNVRICSAHFLSGKRSDLYQKDDPDWVPSVGMTGQQRSPEKAGTSSRYSRRGNRTQQRLREAAADAAAGAGVAAETDDSETDDPTTSGYISSNLCSTETQSELTGDLIEAMTSELQNLRTENIQLCSDVAHLSTTYDHSAFVDNDEKVLFFTGLPTYQILLVLFTFLSPHLPVKKSLDKFKQLMLTLMRLKLNVSTTFLSYAFNISIATASRIVTDVIDVMFIRMKPLIIWPEREHLQKTMPMQFRKHFGKKCAVIIDCFEVFIERPSNLIARAETWSSYKHHNTVKFLIGFMLSV